The genomic interval GTGAAACCGCAGCGCCAATGGGGGCAGCTCATGCCTTGTCCTGCCGGCGGCTTTGCTTGATGCGGTACATGGCCGCGTCTGCGCTGGTCATCAGTGTGCGCGCATCCTGCGCGTCGCGCGGGAACAGGCTCAGGCCGATGCTGGCGCGCACGGGCAGGGGCCGGCCCTCAATGTCCAGCGGCAGCATGAACGCGTGCTGCAGCTTGGTCACGATCTGCAGCGCTGCTTGTTCGGAGTCCACGTTTTCGCAGAGCACCGTGAACTCGTCCCCGGCCAGCCGGGCCACGGTGTCCACCTGCCGCACGGCACCCGTGATGGTGCGGGCCACGGCCTGCAGCACCAGGTCGCCCACGGCATGACCGCGCGTGTCGTTGATGGCCTTGAAGTCGTCCAGATCCACAAACAGCAGGGCACAGCTGCGGCCGCTGCGGCGCGACAGCTCCAGCACCTGGGCCAGGCGCTGCTCGAACATGCGGCGGTTGGGCAGGCCGGTGAGCGCGTCGTGGTGCGCCAGGTGGGCCATGGCGTCGCGGCTGGGTTCCTCGTCGTTTCGTGTGGAATTTGACAGCGAGAATCCATCGTAGTGGAGCCCGGTGGGGCTTGTGGGCAACTCGGCAATCCGAGTTGTCCACAAATCCACCGGGCGGTGCTTTTTGCTGAGGAGGATTGCAAGATGGGTGTTGGCATTGAGGCGCTGTTCACCAGCGCACTGGGTTTGCAGGAGCCGTGGAGCGTTGAGAAAGTGGAACTGGACACCGCACGTCGGCGCATCGACTTCGAGCTCACCTGCAAGGCCAATCGCCTGACGTGCCCCCATTGCCAGGCTGCAGGGCAAGGCGTGCATGACCGGCTCAAGCGCCAATGGCGGCACCTGGACTTCTTTCAGTACGAGGCCTGGCTGCACGCCCAGGTACCGCGCATTGCCTGCACGGCCTGCGGCAAGACGACGCAGATGGAGGTGCCCTGGGCACGCGAAGGCAGCGGCTTTACTGCCTTGTTTGAAGCTCTGGCCTTGTCTCTGTGCCAGACGCTGCCGGTGCGCCAGGCGGCTGCACTGCTGCGCTGTGCGGACAAGGCGCTGTGGCGGCGTATCGAGTACTACGTCAATCAGGCCCGCGCCCTGGACGACATGAGCACGGTGCGCACGGTGGGGATCGACGAGACCAGCCTGCGCAAGGGACAGAACTACATCACCGTGGTGCACGACCTCGATGCCAAGCGACTGTTGTTTGCTTGCGAGGGGCGTGATCACCAAAGCGTGGTGGACTTCGCTGCCGACCTCAAGGCACACGCAGGCGATCCAGCCCAGATCGAACATGTCTGCCAGGACATGAGTGCGGCCTACGCCAAGGGCGTAGCACTGGCCTTGCCCAATGCCCAGATCAGTTACGACCGCTTCCATGTGATTGCCATGGCCAACGAGGCGATGGATGGGGTGCGGCGCCAAGAGATGAGCACCCAGCCCCAGGCGATCAAGGAGGCCTTGGGCGACAACGACCGCAAGCTGCTCAAGAGTTTGGCCTGGGGTATGCGCCGCAATCCCGGGGACTGGAGCGCCAGGCAAACCAGCGCGATGCACTGGCTTCAGCGCTGCACGCTCAAGAGTGCGCGGGCGTGGCGCCTGAAGATGGCACTGCGCGCGGTCTACGCCAGTGCAGCGGCGGGCAACGACAGGGAGCATGCCAGCAAGGAATTGAAGGGCTGGCTGAGCTGGGCGCGGCGCAGCCGCCTGGAGCCGTTCCGCAAACTGGCCAAGACCTTGAGCGAACGATTCGACGCGGTCGTGCGCGGGATGCTGGACAGTCGCAGCAACGCCTATGTGGAGGCCATGAACGGCTTGCTGCAGCAGGCCAAGCGAGCTGCCAGGGGCTTCAGAACCGCCAGCCACTTCATTGCCATCGCGTATTTGCGCATGTCCAGGCTCGAGCATTTGCCGCTCAATCCGCTGCAACCAGCATTGCCGCAGGCTGATGGATGGGTGCATCGGTGTCTTTGAGGTTGTCAAGTTCCACACAAAACGGCATAGAGCCCGCGGCTGGCGTTCAGCTCGGTCATCTGGCGGTGGATCTGCTGCTCCATGTCCTGAAAGCTGCGCGCCAGCTCGCCCACCTCGTCGTCCCGGTGCACGGGCAGCGTGGCGTGCGCGCGCCCCAGCGTGACCGCCTGCGTGGCCTGCACGATGGCCTTGAGGGGCTGCGTGACTGCGCGCGACACCAGCGCTGCCAGCACCACGCCCACCGCACTGAGCACCAGCAGGATCTTGAGGATGCTGTTGCCCAGGCTCACCACCTCGCCCTGCACCGCAGCCAGCGGCTGCGAGAGGCCCACCACCATGAACCGCCCTTCACCTTCACGCCCATACGGCATGCGCACAAAGGAGTAGACGCGGGCTTCCTCGTCATCAGTGCCCGGCTGGCTGAGCACCACTTCCTGCTGGCGGCCATCGATCAGCGCAGCCACGGGCGCAAAGCTTTCCTGGATCAGGATGCGCTGCCCCCGATCAAAGCCAAAGGACTGGTCCGCATCGGGATGCACCAGAAAATCACCCCACCGGTTGCTGAGATAGAAACCGTAGGGCACCGGCAGTGCGGTGTTGAAATCGCGCAAAAACGGCTGCGCCGCCACCCGCAGCACCACCACGCCCCGCACCTGCCCGCCCCGCACCACCGGCGAGGCCATGCTGAACACGGGGATGGGCTCTGCGTCGGCTGCGCCTTCGTGGTTGATGCCGAACTCCGAGACATAGACCTCGCCCGGCGCGAGCGCCAGGGTTTCAAACACAAAGGGGAAATGCGCTTTCTCCTGCAGTTCGTCCTCGCTGGCGCGGATCCACGCGTCGCCCTTGCGGTCAATGCGCACCTGCTCCAGCCCAAAGTCCTGCACGCCAATGAAGCGGATCTGCAGATAGCTGGGATGGGTGACCAGGCTGGCCTTGAACACGTCTGCCAGCGCCGACTTGTCCTGCTCGCTGGCCGCCACGCTGGCCAGAAACGCGGTATCCCGCGCCACGGTGCCAAAGCCGGCCTGCATGTGGCGCGCCAGCACGTGTGTGGTGGCCAGCAGCGCCTGCTCGGCCCGCCCCTGCAGCCGCTCGCGGCTGGAGTCGAAGGTGTAGTAGCCCGCAAGAATGGCCGCAAACACGCTGAACGATGCCAGCAACAGCCCCAGCCGCAGCGCAATGCCCCATTTCACGCGGGTTTTCATGGCTCAGAACCGGTTCGGCCGGTCGCCCGACAGAATGCGCTGCCACAGCTGGGCACGCCGCGCTTCGTCTTCCACGGGCTCCAGCCACACGATGGCGCCGGCCGGGGCATCGGCCGACAGCGCTGGTGGCTCTTCGAGCGTGTTGGCCAGGCCCTGGCGGCGGGTCAGCGCACCACTGACGGCGGGCTCCAGCATGTAGTTGATCCACTCGGCGGCCAGCTCAACCTGGGTGGACTGGCGGGTGATGGCCCAGCAGTCCAGCCAGGCCAGTGCGCCCTCGCGCGGCACCACATAGCCCACATCCAGCCCGGCATCGCGCAGCTGCTTGAGCTGCTGCTGGCCGTAGTTGGCATGCATGACCGCAATGCGGTGCTTGCGAAACAGTTCCAGCGATTCTTCGGGCAGGCTGTAGAACGCACGCACATTGCGGCGCAAGGCCACCAGGTCTTTGGCCAGCGGGCCCAACTGCCCCACCGGGATCTGGAAGGGCGGCACGCCCCGGTACATGGCCGCGAGCGAAAAGCCGTGGCTGCTGCCGATGAACGCCAGCACACGCCCCTGCCAGCGCGGATCCCACAGCACGGCAATGGAGCCCGGAGGCCGGGCAAACTGCCCGCGGTCGTAGATGAGCCCCATCTCGGAATAGGTGTAGGGCATGGCGTAGACATCCGTGCCTTGGGCAATGCCCGCAATGGCGTGCAGTTGCCGAAAGCGCGGCAGCTGGTGCTGGGTGTTGGAGATGTTGTGCAGTGGCAACGGTGTGAGCAGGCGTCGCGCCACCAGCCGTGCGATTTCGGCCGTGTTGGCCGCCACCAGGTCAAAACCGGTGCCCTGCGGATTGGCCAGCTTGGCACGCAGCACGTCGTCAGAGGCCACGGTGGTGATCTCCACCCGCGCCCGGTGGCGCCTCTCGAAGTCGGCCACGATATCCGGGTCGGCATAGCCCGGCCAGGACAGCACACGCAGCACCGGCGCCGCGTGCACCGCTGCGGGCCACAGGGCTGCAGCGGCCAGCGGCAGCAGCACGGCCACGTCCCGGCGCCGCAGCGACCGCCGCACCGAAGTGACCGCCCCATCCACCGCGCACCGTGCCCTGTGTGCCATGCCCATCGCCCCGCTTCTGCAAGATCTGGTTACAAACAGTTTACGCGGACAATAGCGCCGTGACGATCCCTCAGTCTTTCATTCAGGAGCTGCTTGCCCGCGTCGATGTGGTCGACATCGTGGGCCGCTATGTACAGCTCAAGAAAGGCGGCGCCAATCTGATGGGCCTGTGCCCCTTTCACGGCGAAAAATCCCCCTCTTTCAGTGTGAGCCCGGCCAAGCAGTTCTATCACTGCTTTGGCTGTGGAAAAAACGGCAATGCCATCAGCTTCCTGATGGACCATGCGGGCATGGGGTTTGTCGAGGCCGTGCAGGACCTGGCCCAGAGCGTGGGGCTGCAGGTGCCGGACGATGACGTGTCCCCCCTGGAAAAAGAACGCGCCGCCGCTGCCCGCCAGAAGCAGGCCACGCTGACCGACGTGCTGGAAAAAGCCGCTGACGCCTACCGCCGGCACCTGCGTGAGTCGCAGCGGGCCATCGGCTACTTCAAGGGCCGGGGCGTGTCGGGCACTCTCGCCAAGCGCTATGGCCTGGGCTATGCGCCCGAGGGCTGGCGCAGCCTGGCCAGTGTGTTCGCGAGCTACGACGACCCGCTGCTGGAAGAAAGCGGCCTGGTCATCGTGAACGACGAGGATGGCGGCAAGCGCTATGACCGCTTTCGCGACCGGGTGATGTTCCCCATCCGTAACGTGAAGGGCGAATGCATCGGTTTTGGCGGACGTGTGCTGGGCGACGACAAACCCAAGTACCTCAACTCGCCCGAGACTCCCGTGTTCCACAAGGGCCGCGAGCTTTATGGGCTGTTCGAGGCCCGCACCGCCATCCGCGAGGCAGGTTACGCCCTGGTCACCGAAGGCTACATGGACGTGGTGGCACTGGCGCAGCTGGGCTTTCCCAACGCCGTGGCAACGCTGGGCACAGCCTGCACGCCCGAGCACGTGCAAAAGCTGCTGCGCTTCACCGAATCGGTGGTGTTCAGCTTTGATGGTGACGCTGCCGGGCGGCGCGCAGCGCGCAAGGCCCTGGACGGCGCCCTGCACCACGCCACGGACACGCGCAGCATCAAATTTCTCTTTCTACCCGCCGAGCACGATCCAGACAGTTTCATCCGCGCGCACGGCACCGAAGCCTTTGCGCGCCTGGTGGGCGATGCCATGCCGTTGAGCCGCTTCCTGGTCGAGGCGGCCAGCGAGCACTGCGACCTTGGCACGGCAGAAGGCCGCGCCCACATGGCCAGCAACGCCCGGCCTTTGTGGACGGCACTGCCTGACGGCGTGCTCAAGCGCCAGGTGCTCGGCGAGCTGGCGGAACTGACCCAGCTCAAAGCCCAGGACCTGGCCGACCTGTGGGGCCCGGGCCAGGGCCGCGACCAGCCAAGGCCCCCCGGGCCTGGCGGCCGCGGTGCGCAAACGGCGGGCTACCACGCACCATCGCCCTCCGAGGACGTGCCGCCCTGGGCGGGCGCCCCCGGCCCCGACGCATGGAGCACATACGCAGAGGCCCCCTCTTCCGGCTACGCCACGGGCTACAGCAAGCCGCCGTTCCGCAAAGGCACAGGGGACTGGAAAACGGGGACCTGGAAGAAAAAGGACAGAGACGCCCCCTGGCCACCCCAGCCGCGCCTGCCACGCGCGCCCACGGCCAGCCGCGCCGACCACGCCGCGCGCCTGCTGCTGTCGCACATGGCGTTTCTGGAAGAGCTGACGCACGACGATCACGCCACCCTGAGCGCCCAGCCCGCCCCCCACGGCCCGCTGTTTGTCTGGCTGGAGGCGCAGTTTCACGAGTACGGCCCGCTGGCCTGGGCGGTACTGCGCGAGAGCCTGCGCGACCACGAATGCGAGGCGCTGGCCGTGAAGGTGATGACGGGTTCGCACGCGCAGACCGAAGGCGCGCTGCAGGAACTGCGGCTGGAGCTGCGCGACCTGCTCAACCGCATGCAGATCGAGGACATCAAGGAGCAGCAAAAGCTGCTGGTGCTGCAGGTGGCGCAGGATCCAACGGCGCTGGAGCGCTACCGCGCCCTGGAGCAAAAGCGCAACGCCTTGCAGAACGCAGCGGCAAAAGCGGCTTGAAATCTGCGCCAAAGGTATAATGTAGGGTTAGTTATTGGCAAGAGCGACAGCAGCACCTCCGAGCCGGGCCACCGTGACAAACGCGCACAACCGTCCACCCATCGCAAGGACTGCACACCAAATGATCGCCCAGACATCTTGCCGCTGAGGGCCTCCCCTCAAGCGCAAAGCCCTTGTAGCTTTGCGTTGCCACCCGCGCCGGGACCTGAGGCGCTTGCGTTTTCTTTGTGTCCGTTTTTGATCCTGAGGTTGTTCCATGCCCGCTCAAAAGTCCGCGAAGCCATCCAAGTCTGCTCCAGTGCCCGCCGCCAAGGCTGTCTCCAAAACCGCTGCCAAAGCCCCGGCCAAGGCTGCCCCCAAAAAGGCCGCCGCCGCGCCCGCCCCGGTTGCCAAGAAAGTGAAAACTGTGCCCGTGAAAAGTTCTGCCGAGCTGACCAAAGCTGCCGATGAATTGCTGAAGAAAAAGCCTGCCCGCGCCAAGGCCGCCGCAGTATCCGAAGACGACGACACCCCGAAAAAGCGCCCCGGCCGCCCCGCCAAGGCGGCAGGCGCCGCCGAAGCCAAGGCCCCTGCCAAGCGCGGACGCAAGCCCAAGGCTGCAGCCGCCAGCGACGAAGGTGGCGACGACACCGACCTGTCGGACATCGAAGCCGACCTGGAAGGTGAAGTCGAAGAGACCACCGAAACCGCAGCCACGGTCGAGAAGGTCAAGCCCCTGCGCATGAAGATCAGCAAGGCGAAGGAACGCGCCTTGATGAAGGAGTTCGGCTTGGACGAAACCGTCCTGTCCGAAGAAGACATGGCCAAGCGCCGTGCGCGCCTGAAGGCCCTGATCAAGCTGGGCAAGACACGCGGCTACCTCACGCACGTTGAAATCAACGACCACCTGCCCGACAAGCTGGTCGATGCCGAAACCCTCGAAGCCGTCATCACCACGCTGAACGACCTGGGCGTGGCGGTGTACGAGCAGACGCCCGATGCCGAAGCGCTGATCATCACGGACAACGCCCCCGCTGGCGCTACCGAGGAAGAAGCCGAAGAAGCCGCCGAAGCCGCGCTCTCGACCGTGGACTCGGAATTCGGCCGCACCACCGACCCGGTCCGCATGTACATGCGCGAGATGGGCACCGTGGAGCTCTTGACCCGCGAAGGCGAAATCGAAATCGCCAAGCGCATCGAAGGCGGCCTGATGGCCATGATGGAGGCGATCAGCGCATCGCCCGCCACCATCGCCGAGATCCTCAACATGGGCGAAGAGATCCGCGAAGGCAAGGTCGTCATCTCGACCATCGTGGACGGCTTCTCCAACCCCAATGAGGCCGACGACTATGTGGCCGAAGAAGACTTCGATGAATTCGACGAGGCCGACGATGACGACGGCAAGGGCGGCAGCAAGGCGCTGACCAAGAAGCTCGAAGAGCTCAAGAAGCAGGCGCTGGAGCGCTTTGACAAGCTGCGCGAGCTGTTTGAAAAAGTGCACAAGGTGTACGACAAGGAAGGCTACGGCACGCCCAACTACCAGAAGGCGCAGAAGGCCCTGTCGGAAGAGCTGATGACCATCCGCTTCACCGCCAAGACCATCGAGAAGCTGTGCGACATGGTGCGCGGCCAGGTGGACGACGTGCGCAAGAAGGAGCGCGAGCTGCGCCGCATCATCGTGGACAAGTGCGGCATGCCCCAGGAGACGTTCATCAAGGACTTCCCGCCCAATCTGCTGAACCTGCAGTGGGTAGAGAAGCAGGCCGCTGCCGGCAAGCCCTGGTCGTCCATCATTGCGCGCAACGTACCGCCCATCCAGGACCTGCAGCAAAAGCTGATGGACCTGCAGTCGCGCGTGGTGGTGCCGCTGGCGGAGCTCAAGGGCATCAACAAGCGCATGAACGAAGGTGAAGCCACCTCGCGCGATGCCAAGAAGGAAATGATCGAGGCCAACCTGCGCCTCGTGATCTCGATTGCCAAGAAGTACACCAACCGCGGCCTGCAGTTCCTCGATCTGATCCAGGAAGGCAACATCGGCCTGATGAAGGCGGTGGACAAGTTCGAATACCGCCGTGGCTACAAGTTCTCGACGTATGCGACCTGGTGGATCCGCCAGGCCATCACAAGGAGCATTGCCGACCAGGCGCGCACCATCCGCATCCCGGTGCACATGATCGAGACCATCAACAAGATGAACCGCATCAGCCGCCAGCACTTGCAGGAGTTTGGTTTTGAGCCCGATGCGTCCATCCTGGCGGCCAAGATGGAGATCCCCGAGGACAAGATCCGCAAGATCATGAAGATCGCCAAGGAGCCGATCTCGATGGAAACCCCCATCGGCGACGACGACGACAGCCACCTGGGCGACTTCATCGAGGACGGTGCCAACACCGCGCCTATCGAAGCCGCCATGCAGGCCGGCCTGCGCGATGTGGTCAAGGACATCCTCGATGGCCTGACCCCCCGCGAAGCCAAGGTGCTGCGCATGCGCTTCGGTATCGAAATGACCAGCGACCACACCCTGGAAGAAGTGGGCAAGCAGTTTGACGTGACGCGCGAGCGCATTCGCCAGATCGAAGCCAAGGCGCTGCGCAAGCTCAAGCACCCTTCGCGCTCGGACAAGCTGCGCAGCTTTATCGACTCGCTGTAAACCGCATTGCGGTCACATGGGCAGGCCCTTGGCAACGGGGCTGCATCGGTCGCCCCAGATACCACCATGGTGCTGGGGCGTTGTGCTTTTTGGCGTGCCTGCCGCAGCGGGCACGCCGTCGCTCAAAATTTGATTGAAATATGGCTCCAGCGCTTTATGGATAAGCGCTAACAGCTATAAAAACATGAGCATTCAATCCAGTTTCAGCCCGGACTGCCTGACCAGCTTGGCCATGCGATCCACCTCGCTGCGGAAGAACGCAGCCGTGGCATCGGGCGCGGGGCTTTGCAGCTGGTAGCCCTGCGCCAGCAGGGCCTCGCGCACTTCCGGTGCTGCCACGGCGCTGCGCACGGCGTTGTAGGCCCGGTCCACTTCTGCCCGAGGCAGACCGGCCGGCCCCACCACGGCCACCCAGCCGTCCAGGGCGTAGTTGGGCAGGCCTTGTTCGGCAATCGTTGGCAGGTCGGGCAGCAGCGGGGAGCGTGTGGTGGACGACAGGCCTATGGCCCGCAGCGCACCCGACTTCACATGGGGCGCCGCCACGGCCACGGCGATGAACGCCATCTGGATCTGCCCGCCCAGCACATCGGCCGTCAGCGGCCCCATGCCCCGGTAGGGAATGTGCTTGATATCCACCTGCGCCTCGTGCACGAACATCTCCGCCGCCAGGTGCAGGATGGTGCCGTTGCCCGACGAACCGTAGTTCAGCACACCCGGCTGGGCCTTGGCCAGGGCCACCAGTTCGCGCACGTTTTTGGCCGCCACCGAAGGGTGCGCCACCAGCACAAAGGGTGTGGCGCCAATCAGGGTGATCGGCGTGATGTCGTCCACCGCGTGATACGGAATGTTCTTGAACACGCTGGGGTTGACGGCATGGTTGTTGGACACCATGCCCAGCATGGAGCCGTCTTTGGGCGCCTTCACGATCATCGTCGTGCCCGTGATGCCGCCGGCGCCGGGGTAGTTTTCCACCACCACCGGCCGCGCCAGCGCCTTGCCCAGGCTGGGGCCCAGCACGCGCGCAACGCCATCCACCCCCGAGCCCGCACTGACAGGCAGCACCAGGCGCACCGGCCTGTCTGCCCCCTGGGCAAAGGTCCACGCGGGCACCACGGCACTGGTCATGGCGGCTGCGAGCAGCGTGCGCCTTGTGAGGCGCTGTGCGTTCTGTGAGGGGGATACGGTGCTGCGTGCCGTGTTGTCTGTCATGGTTTGTCTCCGGTGTTGTGATGGGAATGCGTGGGTTCAGGCCACGGCGCCCTGCGCCTGCAGGGCCTGCAGCTGCTCGGGGCTGTAGCCCAGCTGCGCCATGAGTTCGGCGGTGTGCTGGCCCAGCACCGGTGGCTGCAGGCGCACGCCCAGCCGCTGCCCATCCATGCGCAGGGGAAACAGGGTGGTGCGTGCCGTCTGTCCGGCGCGCTCGCCATCGGGCAGCGTGATGTCCGCCAGGCCGCCGGTGGCATTGAGGTGCGGGTCGTCAAACAGCTGCTCGGGCCGCAGGATGGGCGCAAAGGGCAGACCGTGCTTCTCGAAGATGGCAGCCAGTTCGGCCGCGCTGTGTGCGGCCAGGCGCCTGCGCAGCTCGGGCAGCAGCGTGCCACGCGCGCGCACGCGGTCGTTGTTGTTAGACAGGCCCGGATCGGCCTTGAGGTCGGCGAAGCCCAGGGCATCGCAAAAGGTGATCCACTGCGCGTCGCTCACGGCGGCCAGAAAGATCTGCTCGCCGTCCTTCACACTGAACACGTCATACAGCGACCACGCCGAGATGCGGTCGGGCATGGGGGCTGCCGGCTGGCCGGTGACGGCGTACTGCATCATGTGCTGGCCCACGAGGAACACGTTGTTCTCGAACAGGGCCGAGTCCACCTCCTGCCCGCGCCCGGTGATACCGCGCTGCATCAGCGCCGCCATGGCGCCAATGGCGCCAAACATGCCACCCATGATGTCGTTCACGCTGGTGCCCGCGCGCAGCGGGTCTCCGGGGCGCCCGGTCATGTAGGCCAGGCCGCCCATCATCTGCACCACCTCGTCCAGCGCCGTGCGGTGCTCGTAGGGGCCGGGCAAAAAGCCCGTGTGGTTCACGTAGATGAGGCGCGGGTTGATCGGGCTCAGCGCGGCATAGTCCAGGCCGTATTTCGTCATCACGCCGGGCTTGAAGTTCTGCGCCACCACATCGGCCGAGGCCGCGAGCTTGCGCGCCACCTCCAGGCCCTCGGGGCTGCGCAGGTCGAGCGCAATGCTTTTCTTGTTGCGGTTGAACATGGGGAAAAAGCCCGCGCCTGCGCCCAGCAGGTGGCGCGTGCGGTCACCGTCCACGGGCTCGACCTTGATGACCTCGGCCCCCAGGTCGGCCAGCACCATGCCGCAGGTGGGGCCCATGACCATGTGGGTGAACTCCACCACGCGCAGGCCTTCCAGGGGCAGGCGTGGGGATGGTGTAGAGGGCTGTGTGTCGTTCATGGTGCAGCGTTAAAAAATGGTGGTTAGGCCGCTTGCAGTGCAGCGGGTGCGGCATTGCGGGGCAGGCCCGCCTGCCAGAGCGTGCCGTGCAGGGTCTCCACCGCCAGCCAGCCCGCCACGCGCTGGCGCAGCGCCAGCAGCGCGCGCACGTCAATGCCCGTGGTCACGCCCATGCGTTCGAGCATGAACACCAGGTCTTCGGTAGTGACATTGCCGCTGGCACCGGGCGCGTGTGGGCAGCCGCCGATACCGGCCAGGCAGGCATCAAAGCGGGTGATACCCGTCTGCCACGCGGCATAGACGTTTGCCAGGCCCATGCCACGCGTGTCGTGGAAATGCGCACAGGCCAGGCGGTCGCCCACCCGGGCGCGCGCTTTCTCAAACAGCCGGGCGACCGAGGCGGGGTCGGCATACCCCACGGTGTCCGCCAGGCTCACGCGGTCGGCGCCTGCATCCAGCAGCGCCTGCATCAGGCGCAGCACTTCGCTCTCGGCCACTTCGCCCTGCAGGGTGCAGCCAAAGGCCGTGCCCACGCCGCCTTCGATCAGCGTGCGGCTGCCACTGGCGTCACGCAATGCGCGGATGCGCGCCACTTCGGCCACCACTTCATCGGGGGTCTTGCGCAGGTTGGCCAGGCTGTGGGCATGGCTGGCCGAGAGCGGCACGATCATGAGGTCGGCGCACTGCTCCAGCGCGCGCTCGGCACCCTTGAAATTGGGCACCAGCACCGAGGCGACCAGCCCCGGCAAGCTCTTGGCATGGGCCAGCACCTGCGCAGTGTCGGCCAGCTGCGGCAGCAGGCGGGCGGGCACGAAGGAGCCCACCTCGATCTCGCGCTGGCCGGCGGCGTAGGCAGCGTTGATCCACTCGATCTTGTGCGCGGTGGAGACCACGGTGGCAATGCTCTGCAGCCCGTCGCGCAGGCCCACCTCGCGGACAATGGCGCGCAGGGGCGTGGGATGGGCGGTGGTCGTTTGCACGGGCTGTCTCCTGGGTTGGGTGCTTGGTGTTTATCCATTCTAGAAATTCCAAAAAGAAACAGAAAATCAATTTCGGAAGCTCTAAGATTCCCACCTGGAATATCAAACCAGCAAGGGCCCCATGCGCGACCTCGACCTGCAAACATTGCGGCTGTTTGCCGCCGTGTGCGAGCAGCGCAGCATTGCGCGCGTGGCCGAGCAGGAATCCATCGTGGGATCGGCCATCAGCAAACGCCTGGCGCAGCTGGAAGACACGGTGGGCACGCCGCTGCTGCTGCGCAGGCGCCGCGGCGTGGTGCCCACGCCGGCCGGCGAAACCCTGCTGGAGCACGCGCGCACCATGCTGGCCAGCGTGGGGCAGATCGAGCGCGACATGGCGGCCTACGCCACCGGCACCCGGGGCCATGTGCGCATGCTGGTCACGGCATCGGTCATGGCCGAATCGCTGGCCGACGATGTGGCGGCCTTTCTTCAGGACCCCGCCCACCGCGACATCCAGGTCAGCATGGAAGAACGCGTGAGCCCCGACGTGGTGCAGGGCATCCGCGACGGCAGCGCCTCGATCGGCATCTGCTGGGACGCTGCGGACCTTTCAGGCCTGGAAACCCGCGCCTACCGCACCGACCATCTCGCCGTGGTGGCCCACACCTCGCACCCGGTGGCAACGCAGAGCAGCGTGCGCTTTGCCGATGTGCTGGGCTACGAGTTCGTCAGCATGCCTGCGCTGAGTGCCGTGCAGGTGCTGCTGACACGTGCAGCAGCCGTGGAAGGCAAAGCCCTCGTCCACCGGGTGCTGGTGTCCAACTTTGATGCCGCCCTGCGGGTGGTGCGGGCCAACCTGGCCATCAGCGTGGTGCCCCGCGAAGTGGCCCTGCCCTTTGCCCAGACCGCCCCGCTGCGGGTGGTTCCGCTGAGCGATCCCTGGGCGCGGCGGCGCTTTGCCATCTGCTTTCGCAGCGCGCAGACCCTCACGCCCGCCGCCCAGCTCCTGGTGAGCCACCTGGCAGGCCTGGCCCGCCCGGACTGACCGCAGCAACGTGGCCTGATCGCAACAGTTTAAGTTGTAACATGAGTTTTTCTGGGCCTAGCGCATGTGTGGTGTGCGTTCTGAGCTACTAAACTTGTAGCAAAATGGGTTCCGCGCTATAGTCTCAGCGCATCAGGGGGCCCGGGGAACACCCGCCCGAATGAAATTTGATCCAACACTTGCGCGAGGAGAAGCGTCCATGAGCTCCAAAGAAAATGTCGCCATCAACCAGTTGTTCGAGCGGCTCGAATGCCGGTACGCGCTGCGCGTGCTGTGGGCCCTGAAGGACGGTCACCCCCAG from Acidovorax sp. FHTAMBA carries:
- a CDS encoding LysR family transcriptional regulator; the protein is MRDLDLQTLRLFAAVCEQRSIARVAEQESIVGSAISKRLAQLEDTVGTPLLLRRRRGVVPTPAGETLLEHARTMLASVGQIERDMAAYATGTRGHVRMLVTASVMAESLADDVAAFLQDPAHRDIQVSMEERVSPDVVQGIRDGSASIGICWDAADLSGLETRAYRTDHLAVVAHTSHPVATQSSVRFADVLGYEFVSMPALSAVQVLLTRAAAVEGKALVHRVLVSNFDAALRVVRANLAISVVPREVALPFAQTAPLRVVPLSDPWARRRFAICFRSAQTLTPAAQLLVSHLAGLARPD